The following proteins are co-located in the Cherax quadricarinatus isolate ZL_2023a chromosome 26, ASM3850222v1, whole genome shotgun sequence genome:
- the LOC128691508 gene encoding major prion protein 1-like, which yields MRVLLVVLMALAAVAMATPGHKGGGGGRGYGRVHYVYVPVHVPVHHHQTVHYVGGYGGGHGGGYGGGHGGGYGGGHGGGYGGGHGGGYGGGHGGGYGGGHGGGYGGGHGGGYGGYGK from the exons ATG CGTGTGTTACTAGTTGTTCTGATGGCTCTGGCGGCGGTGGCCATGGCCACCCCGGGCCACAAGGGAGGTGGCGGGGGCCGTGGATATGGTCGTGTGCACTATGTCTATGTTCCTGTACATGTTCCTGTTCATCACCACCAAACTGTTCACTACGTTGGTGGATATGGTGGAGGACACGGAGGTGGATATGGTGGAGGACACGGAGGTGGATATGGTGGAGGACACGGAGGTGGATATGGAGGAGGACACGGAGGTGGATATGGAGGAGGACACGGAGGTGGATATGGAGGAGGACACGGTGGTGGATATGGTGGAGGACACGGAGGCGGATACGGAG GTTACGGGAAGTAA